In Pirellulales bacterium, a single genomic region encodes these proteins:
- a CDS encoding CD225/dispanin family protein yields MPGLRRAAEKSVSIEHGDRRADLSRPQLPNYLVPAILSTICCCLPFGIVAIVYAAKVNGKLAAGDYEGARRSSDSAKM; encoded by the coding sequence ATGCCCGGCTTGCGCCGCGCCGCTGAAAAATCCGTATCAATCGAGCATGGCGACCGGCGGGCCGATCTATCCCGGCCCCAGCTTCCGAACTATCTTGTGCCGGCGATTTTGAGCACGATTTGCTGCTGCTTGCCGTTCGGAATCGTGGCGATCGTGTATGCCGCGAAAGTGAACGGCAAGTTGGCGGCGGGCGACTATGAAGGAGCCCGCCGTTCGTCCGACTCGGCGAAGATGTGA
- a CDS encoding CD225/dispanin family protein — MYCPQCGSQIPDTASTCPACGAPLGNPYQSSMATPGPVYRGPDIPSYLVQSILATCFCCMPFGIVAIVYAAQVGSKLAVGDYSGAQLSSDSAKMWCWISFGIWVVGAVIYGAILVAVGAFR; from the coding sequence ATGTATTGCCCGCAGTGCGGCTCGCAAATTCCCGACACGGCATCGACCTGCCCGGCCTGCGGCGCGCCGTTGGGCAATCCGTATCAGTCGAGCATGGCCACGCCGGGGCCTGTTTACCGAGGCCCAGATATTCCCAGTTACCTCGTGCAATCGATTCTGGCGACCTGTTTCTGCTGCATGCCGTTTGGAATCGTGGCGATTGTTTACGCTGCCCAGGTAGGTAGCAAGCTTGCGGTCGGAGACTACTCCGGCGCGCAATTGTCGTCGGATTCGGCGAAGATGTGGTGCTGGATTTCATTCGGAATTTGGGTCGTCGGAGCGGTAATCTACGGAGCGATCCTTGTTGCGGTCGGCGCGTTTCGGTGA
- a CDS encoding DUF4190 domain-containing protein, protein MYCRNCGLLLPEPPTACPRCGIAPGAPLVRPASPPNQPMPYAQQSPYPYPQASDIGENAGMRMLLPVGRSWWSIAAGYMGLFSILLFPAPLALILGIVAIVDIKKHPGRHGMGRAIFAIVMSVLGPALVVGLIVATNQRHW, encoded by the coding sequence CGGCTTGTCCGCGCTGCGGGATTGCGCCGGGGGCTCCGCTGGTCCGGCCCGCCAGCCCGCCGAATCAGCCGATGCCGTATGCACAGCAAAGTCCGTATCCGTATCCCCAGGCGAGCGATATCGGCGAAAACGCCGGGATGCGGATGCTTTTGCCGGTAGGCCGATCCTGGTGGTCGATCGCGGCGGGCTACATGGGCTTGTTCTCGATTCTCTTGTTTCCCGCGCCGCTGGCATTGATCTTGGGAATCGTGGCGATCGTCGACATCAAGAAGCATCCCGGCCGGCATGGCATGGGCCGGGCGATTTTTGCGATCGTGATGAGCGTTCTCGGACCGGCACTGGTGGTTGGTCTGATTGTGGCAACGAATCAGCGGCACTGGTGA